In the Gammaproteobacteria bacterium genome, CGGTAATTTCCTCAAATTCCTGAAGATTGTAGGCAATTCCACCGCCGCTGCCACCCATAGTGAACGAGGGGCGAATGATTACCGGATAGCCGATTTTTTTCTGTGCCTCTCTGGCTTCTTCGATATTATGAACCAAAAATGATAAAGGTGTTCCCAGTCCAATTTCAGTCATTGCTTCCTTGAACAATTCACGATCTTCCGCCATATCAATGGCTTCGCGAGTGGCTCCAATCATTTCCACATTGAATTTTTCCAAAACACCTTGTGAAACCAAATCCAACGAACAATTTAACGCTGTCTGACCACCCATTGTTGGGAGCAGAGCATCAGGACGCTCTTGCTCAATAATTTTAGCGACTGTTTTCCAGTTGATTGGCTCGATAAAAATTTTATCCGCCGTTTCCGGATCGGTCATTATCGTTGCCGGATTTGAATTTACCAAAATAACCCGATAGCCTTCATCGCGTAAAGCCTTACAGGCTTGTGTACCGGAATAATCGAATTCACAGGCTTGTCCAATCACAATCGGACCGGCTCCCAATACCAGAATGCTTTTAATGTCGGATCTTTTAGGCATTGGCATTCTCCTGCATTTTTTCTATGAACGGCATAAATATTTTCTTGGCATCATGGGGTCCGGGACTGGCTTCGGGATGTCCCTGGAAGCTGTAAGCAAAACAATCGGTTCGACGAATCGCCTGAACTGAGCCATCAAATAATGATTTGTGAGTGATTTGTAAGGTATCAGGAATATCATCTTCAGAAACTGCAAACCCATGATTTTGCGAGGTAATCATCACTTCCTTTGTTTGTAAATCCTGAACGGGATGATTAGCTCCATGATGCCCGAATTTCATCTTTTCAGTTTTTGCTCCGCTGGCTAATGCCAGAATCTGATGCCCCAGACAAATTCCAAATACTGGAATTTTTGTATTCAATAACGCTTTGACATTCTCTATGGCATAATCACAAGCTGCAGGGTCTCCCGGACCGTTTGATAAGAAAACTCCATCCGGTTTCATATCCAGAACAGTTTGAACATCGGTATCTGCTGAAACGACATGCAGTTCACAATTCAAGGAAGAAAGAATGCGTAAAATGTTATGTTTAACACCATAATCATAACAAACCACTTTAAATTTCCTGGTATTGGACTCAGCAAATTGATTGGAGGTTAAGTCGAATTCCCCCTGTTGCCATTGATAGGGTTTGTCACAAGTCACTTTGATTGCTAAATCCAGATTATTCAAACCCTCAAACTCTTTGGCTTTTTGTAAAGCTAACTTCTCATCAATATTTTGATTCATGATGCAACCATTAAGTGCACCTTTAGTGCGCAAAATTTTTGTCAGTTCACGAGTATCCAAATTGGCAATTGCCATGATTTTGTTTTTTTGTAAGTATTCCTCAAGTGACTCCTGCATTCTCCATGAACTCGCCAGTTTGGGTAAATCCTTAATAATCAATCCTTTGACATAAGTCTTATCCGATTCGTTATCAGCTGAATTACAACCGGTATTACCGATATGAGGATAGGTGAGGGTGACGATTTGTTCACAATAAGACGGATCAGATAAGATTTCCTGATAGCCGGTCATTGCTGTGTTAAAAACAACTTCACCAACAGAAAAACTAGTATCAATGTCTTGATAACCTATTGATATTCCATGAAATATTGTTCCATCTTCGAGAGCCAGAATGGCTTTTTTTTGCCCAGCGAAAAGCACAGAGTCTAAATTATCTACTTGCATAAGATCAGGAAAAAGAAATATTAAGCTGGGAGTGTATTCTAAACTAAACGTGGTTTTTAGTCTAAGTATTCTTGGATTATTTTAGTTGGTTTTAGAAATTATGGTTATAAGCTGTATTCCAGTTGATTTTTAATTCCGGAATACAGCAAAAGTCTCTTTCAAATTTAGTTCGACTTGATAAACTCTTCTAATAACTTTGAATTTTCAATACCCTCATCTGACGAAAAAGGCTGGAAGCTGATAAAACCGCTTGTTAAAGAAGCAACTGAGTAGGATTTTCCGCTTTTTAACGGTTTAAATGTGAGAACTGTAGAGTCATTTGCCAGCTTATTGGCTAATTCCAGACAGTATTCTTCAATTGTACCGTTAAAATATTCGGGGACAGTTTTTAGCCCCACTACGATATTTACACCGTTTGTTTGCTGTTTAACCAGTACTAATCTCATATTTTTGTTATCTTGTGGTGTCATATCATTATTTCCTGCAAATGTGTTAAATGTTAAAAGTACAAATATTAGAGCTAAGAATTCATTCATATTGTTCACTGTTTTGGTATTATGATTTATTACGAAAATTAGGTATTTTTTATGACATCGAAATTCAATCATTTGAAACCCGACTAATGATAACTTCGCCATTTTGTTCTTTTAATAACAATTTGGTTTTACCGAGATTGAGTTTGACCTGAGAATTTATTTCTAAATTTAGTTTTTTTGGCTGAATATTCA is a window encoding:
- the carA gene encoding glutamine-hydrolyzing carbamoyl-phosphate synthase small subunit, which encodes MQVDNLDSVLFAGQKKAILALEDGTIFHGISIGYQDIDTSFSVGEVVFNTAMTGYQEILSDPSYCEQIVTLTYPHIGNTGCNSADNESDKTYVKGLIIKDLPKLASSWRMQESLEEYLQKNKIMAIANLDTRELTKILRTKGALNGCIMNQNIDEKLALQKAKEFEGLNNLDLAIKVTCDKPYQWQQGEFDLTSNQFAESNTRKFKVVCYDYGVKHNILRILSSLNCELHVVSADTDVQTVLDMKPDGVFLSNGPGDPAACDYAIENVKALLNTKIPVFGICLGHQILALASGAKTEKMKFGHHGANHPVQDLQTKEVMITSQNHGFAVSEDDIPDTLQITHKSLFDGSVQAIRRTDCFAYSFQGHPEASPGPHDAKKIFMPFIEKMQENANA